The following coding sequences are from one Egicoccus sp. AB-alg6-2 window:
- a CDS encoding FAD-binding protein: MSATLTSTDPVLTAFAEAVGSEGPVAVEGARTRWERGGPPAIDVRLVRAPTGIVSYLPHEMTVQVRAGTAVADLHAQLAEAGQRTALPERGGTVGGALAVGEDALSVLGVGRVRTALLQVRYVSAEGRVITGGGPTVKNVSGFDLPRLMVGSLGTLGLFAEVILRTNPIPLARVWLRADDVDPFAVRDALFRPGAVLWDGSRTWVLLEGHAPDVAAEGRTLRSIGAFAEVDGPPALPPHRWSLTKRDLRALDGLDLGDAFVASVGVGTVFAQRRQPTRPLSPTIRELHVRVKEAFDPQGRLNPGRDPAAG, from the coding sequence ATGAGCGCGACCCTCACCAGCACCGACCCGGTCCTCACCGCGTTCGCCGAGGCGGTCGGCAGCGAAGGTCCGGTCGCCGTCGAGGGTGCGCGCACCCGCTGGGAGCGTGGCGGCCCACCGGCGATCGACGTCCGGTTGGTCCGAGCACCGACCGGGATCGTGTCCTATCTCCCCCACGAGATGACCGTGCAGGTCCGTGCCGGGACGGCGGTCGCCGACCTGCACGCCCAACTGGCGGAAGCCGGCCAGCGGACCGCGTTGCCCGAACGCGGCGGCACCGTCGGTGGTGCGCTGGCGGTCGGCGAGGACGCCCTGAGCGTGCTCGGCGTCGGCAGGGTGCGGACGGCCCTGCTGCAGGTGCGCTACGTCTCCGCCGAGGGACGTGTGATCACCGGGGGAGGACCGACGGTGAAGAACGTCAGCGGTTTCGACCTGCCGCGCCTGATGGTCGGCTCGCTGGGCACGCTCGGGTTGTTCGCCGAAGTGATCCTGCGCACGAACCCGATCCCCCTGGCTCGCGTCTGGCTGCGCGCCGACGACGTCGATCCGTTCGCGGTCCGGGACGCGCTGTTCCGGCCGGGTGCGGTGCTGTGGGACGGCAGCCGCACCTGGGTGCTGCTCGAGGGCCACGCGCCGGACGTCGCGGCCGAAGGCCGGACCCTGCGGTCGATCGGCGCCTTCGCCGAGGTCGATGGACCACCCGCGCTGCCGCCACATCGCTGGTCGCTGACCAAGCGGGACCTGCGCGCCTTGGACGGACTCGATCTCGGTGACGCGTTCGTCGCCTCGGTCGGCGTCGGCACCGTGTTCGCACAGCGGCGGCAGCCGACCCGGCCGCTGTCGCCCACGATCCGCGAGCTGCACGTGCGCGTGAAGGAAGCGTTCGACCCGCAGGGACGACTCAACCCCGGCCGTGACCCCGCGGCGGGGTGA
- a CDS encoding methyltransferase domain-containing protein → MPAELHAVPDTTSMDIKQKQEAYHDWEAGTYDEKFSISYDQRCIDYARDRFRKVVPEGAVFHRVLEVGAGTGFFLINLALGDCLEGATLEATDISEGMLEVCRRNGAEHGLTIATRQGDAEALPYDDDSFDLVIGHAFIHHLPVPGAAIREMHRILKPGGTLVIAGEPTEIGDKVSWFVKRNTYRAFRAATALPGLTQYRKPSIVEAGGTVEDATLAGLEYEVDLHTFRPGDVEKMARLAGFREARVVTEELTANWVGWAVRTIEGAMRPGVLGMRWAFAAFNAYTRLHRFDDRVLARFVPRDVFYNLILHATK, encoded by the coding sequence ATGCCCGCCGAACTGCACGCCGTGCCCGACACGACGTCGATGGACATCAAGCAGAAGCAGGAGGCGTACCACGACTGGGAGGCCGGGACCTACGACGAGAAGTTCTCGATCTCGTACGACCAGCGCTGCATCGACTACGCGCGCGACCGGTTCCGCAAGGTCGTCCCCGAGGGCGCCGTCTTCCACCGCGTGCTCGAGGTCGGCGCGGGCACCGGCTTCTTCCTGATCAACCTCGCGCTCGGCGACTGTCTCGAGGGCGCGACGTTGGAGGCCACCGACATCTCGGAGGGCATGCTGGAGGTGTGCCGACGCAACGGCGCCGAGCACGGCCTGACCATCGCCACGCGTCAGGGCGACGCCGAGGCACTGCCCTACGACGACGACAGCTTCGACCTCGTCATCGGACACGCCTTCATCCACCACCTGCCCGTCCCCGGGGCCGCGATCCGCGAGATGCACCGGATCCTCAAGCCCGGCGGGACGCTGGTCATCGCCGGCGAACCGACCGAGATCGGTGACAAGGTGTCCTGGTTCGTCAAGCGCAACACCTACCGCGCGTTCCGGGCGGCGACAGCACTGCCCGGCCTGACGCAGTACCGCAAGCCGAGCATCGTCGAAGCGGGCGGAACCGTCGAAGACGCCACCCTGGCCGGCCTGGAGTACGAGGTCGACCTGCACACCTTCCGCCCCGGCGACGTCGAGAAGATGGCCCGCCTCGCCGGGTTCCGTGAGGCCCGGGTCGTGACCGAGGAGCTGACCGCGAACTGGGTCGGGTGGGCAGTGCGCACCATCGAGGGTGCGATGCGTCCGGGCGTGCTCGGCATGCGGTGGGCATTCGCGGCGTTCAACGCCTACACGCGTCTGCACCGGTTCGACGACCGTGTGCTGGCGCGGTTCGTGCCCCGCGACGTGTTCTACAACCTCATCCTGCACGCGACGAAGTGA
- a CDS encoding acyltransferase — MNPDPDERELVADLDLPLPHLGPDLDPDAGSDLAGASDADVEEAARSALREHTEALIRAETAREGQRRASLLAADLLAERPLPDHVRRPPIRLHYPRWGWRQAIRHAVTHRMVTRQYLTLYRRFLWHRARAVATGNHVVFQGVVFSGRRVEFRGRPGHGRLVVGPWCWIGDDNKLRAHEGQLTLGAKVVMGRDNVVNTYLDVEIGEASILADWIYICDFDHRFERLDVPIKDQGIVKSPVRVGGDVWIGEKATVLRGVDIGHGSVIASHCLVNTDIPPFSIAVGIPARVVKSRLPGGMDPEEALDRLRRGLSIPGDPIG, encoded by the coding sequence GTGAATCCCGACCCCGACGAGCGCGAACTGGTCGCCGACCTCGACCTGCCGCTGCCGCACCTCGGGCCCGACCTGGACCCGGACGCCGGTTCGGACCTCGCGGGCGCTTCGGACGCCGACGTGGAGGAGGCCGCGCGCTCCGCGCTGCGCGAGCACACCGAGGCACTCATCCGGGCCGAGACCGCCCGTGAGGGGCAACGGCGGGCGAGCCTGCTGGCGGCGGACCTGCTTGCCGAACGGCCGCTGCCCGACCACGTCCGGCGCCCGCCGATCCGGCTGCACTACCCGCGGTGGGGTTGGCGGCAGGCCATCCGTCACGCGGTGACCCACCGGATGGTCACGCGTCAGTACCTGACCCTGTACCGACGGTTCCTCTGGCACCGCGCCCGGGCCGTCGCCACCGGCAACCACGTCGTGTTCCAGGGCGTGGTCTTCAGCGGCCGGCGGGTCGAGTTCCGCGGTCGCCCCGGGCACGGCCGGCTCGTGGTCGGGCCGTGGTGCTGGATCGGCGACGACAACAAGCTGCGCGCCCACGAAGGCCAGCTGACGCTGGGCGCGAAGGTGGTGATGGGCCGCGACAACGTGGTCAACACCTATCTCGACGTCGAGATCGGCGAGGCGTCGATCCTCGCCGACTGGATCTACATCTGCGACTTCGACCACCGATTCGAGCGGCTCGACGTCCCCATCAAGGACCAGGGCATCGTCAAGTCCCCGGTGCGCGTCGGTGGTGACGTGTGGATCGGCGAGAAGGCGACGGTATTGCGCGGGGTCGACATCGGGCACGGATCGGTGATCGCGAGCCACTGCCTCGTCAACACCGACATCCCGCCGTTCTCGATCGCCGTCGGCATCCCGGCTCGGGTCGTGAAGTCCCGCCTGCCCGGCGGTATGGATCCCGAGGAGGCGCTCGACCGCCTGCGCCGCGGCCTGTCGATCCCGGGCGATCCGATCGGGTGA
- a CDS encoding FAD-binding oxidoreductase, translated as MARLRRLLGRPPGAAASDPLLADLRAALAPERVRYDGAERTLFAHDASIYDLGVSGPVCFAESATEVQAIMRIAAEHGRAVVPRGAGTGLSGGAVPLGAPIVVSLSRMKRILEVDLDERIAWVEPGVVNLALTEHLRPLGFHFAPDPSSQQVCTIGGNVANNSGGPHCLAYGVTNPHVAAVEVVLPSGEAVVLGGLDAETPGLDLRGVFVGSEGTMGIATRVAVVLTPNPPAVRTLLLAFGTVRDAARTVSAVIAEGIVPAAMEVMDQRAIEAVENYVHAGYPRDAAAVLLAEVEGLEDGVQIEAERIDRLGRANGATSVRLARTEDERALLWKGRKTAFGATAQIAPRYYLNDTVVPRSRLADVLEQVYEIADRHQIMVMNVFHAGDGNLHPLLLFDGSDPDVVARVHLAGAEIVRVSLDAGGVLSGEHGIAVEKRDAMRALFTDDDLDHQARVRRAFDPGCRCNPGKVLPTGHSCADIQALTRVPTGVWG; from the coding sequence GTGGCGAGGCTGCGCAGGCTGCTCGGGCGCCCGCCGGGCGCGGCGGCGTCCGACCCGTTGCTCGCGGACCTGCGCGCCGCGCTCGCGCCCGAGCGGGTCCGGTACGACGGCGCCGAGCGGACCCTGTTCGCCCACGACGCCTCGATCTACGACCTCGGGGTCTCCGGACCGGTCTGCTTCGCCGAGAGCGCCACCGAGGTGCAGGCCATCATGCGGATCGCGGCCGAGCACGGCCGGGCCGTGGTCCCCCGTGGCGCGGGTACGGGACTGTCCGGCGGCGCGGTCCCCCTGGGGGCCCCGATCGTGGTCTCGCTGTCCCGCATGAAGCGCATCCTCGAGGTCGACCTCGACGAGCGGATCGCCTGGGTCGAGCCGGGCGTGGTCAACCTCGCGCTCACCGAGCACCTGCGGCCCCTGGGCTTCCACTTCGCCCCCGACCCGTCGAGCCAGCAGGTGTGCACCATCGGCGGCAACGTCGCCAACAACTCCGGCGGGCCGCACTGCCTCGCCTACGGTGTCACCAACCCCCACGTCGCGGCGGTCGAGGTCGTGCTGCCGTCGGGTGAGGCGGTCGTCCTCGGCGGGCTGGACGCCGAGACCCCCGGGCTCGACCTGCGCGGCGTGTTCGTCGGCAGCGAGGGCACGATGGGCATCGCCACACGCGTCGCCGTCGTGCTCACGCCCAACCCCCCGGCGGTCCGGACCCTGCTGCTGGCCTTCGGGACGGTGCGCGACGCGGCCCGCACGGTCAGCGCCGTCATCGCCGAGGGGATCGTGCCCGCCGCGATGGAGGTCATGGACCAGCGCGCCATCGAGGCGGTCGAGAACTACGTCCACGCGGGCTACCCCCGGGACGCCGCGGCGGTCCTGCTGGCCGAGGTGGAGGGGCTCGAGGACGGGGTGCAGATCGAAGCCGAGCGGATCGACCGGCTCGGCCGCGCCAACGGCGCCACCAGCGTCCGCCTGGCGCGGACGGAGGACGAACGCGCGCTGCTCTGGAAGGGCCGCAAGACGGCGTTCGGGGCGACCGCCCAGATCGCGCCGAGGTACTACCTCAACGACACGGTCGTGCCCCGCTCGCGGCTCGCCGACGTGCTCGAGCAGGTGTACGAGATCGCGGACCGGCACCAGATCATGGTGATGAACGTGTTCCATGCCGGTGACGGGAACCTGCACCCGCTGCTGTTGTTCGACGGCAGCGACCCGGACGTGGTCGCCCGCGTGCACCTGGCCGGGGCGGAGATCGTGCGGGTCTCCCTCGACGCCGGCGGCGTGCTGTCGGGTGAGCACGGCATCGCCGTGGAGAAGCGCGACGCGATGCGGGCGCTGTTCACCGACGACGACCTCGACCACCAGGCCCGGGTGCGTCGCGCCTTCGACCCGGGCTGCCGTTGCAACCCGGGCAAGGTCCTCCCCACCGGCCACAGCTGCGCCGACATCCAGGCGCTCACGCGCGTCCCGACCGGGGTGTGGGGATGA